The Streptomyces sp. ALI-76-A nucleotide sequence GCCGTCAAGGAGCTCGGCGGCGACCCGGCGAAGGTCAACCCGCTCTCCCCGGCCGAGCTGGTCATCGACCACTCCGTCATCGCCGACAAGTTCGGCACGCACGAGGCCTTCGCGCAGAACGTCGAGCTGGAGTACGGCCGCAACCGCGAGCGCTACCAGTTCCTGCGCTGGGGCCAGACCGCCTTCGACGACTTCAAGGTCGTCCCGCCGGGCACCGGCATCGTCCACCAGGTGAACATCGAGCACCTGGCGCGCACGGTCATGATCCGCAACGGCCAGGCCTACCCCGACACCCTCGTCGGCACCGACTCGCACACCACCATGGTCAACGGCCTGGGCGTGCTGGGCTGGGGCGTCGGCGGCATCGAGGCCGAGGCCGCGATGCTCGGCCAGCCCGTCTCGATGCTCATCCCGCGCGTCGTCGGCTTCAAGCTCACCGGTGAGCTGACCCCCGGCACCACCGCCACCGACCTGGTGCTCACGATCACCGAGATGCTGCGCAAGCACGGCGTCGTCGGCAAGTTCGTCGAGTTCTACGGCGAGGGCGTGGCCGCCACCTCCCTCGCCAACCGCGCCACCATCGGCAACATGTCGCCGGAGTTCGGCTCCACCGCCGCGATCTTCCCGATCGACGACGAGACCATCAAGTACCTGAAGCTGACCGGCCGCAGCGAGCAGCAGCTGGCGCTCGTCGAGGCGTACGCCAAGGAACAGGGTCTGTGGCTGGACCCGAAGGCCGAGCCGGACTTCTCCGAGAAGCTGGAGCTCGACCTCTCCACGGTCGTCCCGTCGATCGCCGGCCCGAAGCGCCCGCAGGACCGCATCGTCCTCGCCAACGCCGCCGAGCAGTTCAAGGCCGACGTCCTCAACTACGTCGAAGCCGGCGTCACCGGCGGCGACGACCGCAAGCCGGGCGTCCCCGCGCAGGAGCAGCCGCACGGCGTGCAGTCCCCGGTGGACGAGGCGAGCGCCGAGTCCTTCCCGGCCAGCGACGCCCCGGCCTACGGCAACGACGACAACGGCGCCGGTGCCCCGCAGCACTCCGCCGTCGTCCCCGGCGCCGGCCCGTCCCGCCCGGTCACCGTGACCGCCCCCGACGGCTCGACGTACGAGATCGACCACGGCGCGGTGACGGTCGCGGCCATCACCTCCTGCACCAACACCTCCAACCCGTACGTGATGGTCGCCGCCGCGCTCGTCGCCAAGAAGGCCGTGGAGAAGGGCCTGACCCGCAAGCCGTGGGTCAAGACCACCCTCGCCCCGGGTTCCAAGGTCGTCACCGACTACTTCGACAAGGCGGGCCTGACCCCCTACCTCGACAAGGTCGGCTTCAACCTGGTCGGTTACGGCTGCACCACCTGCATCGGCAACTCCGGCCCGCTGCCGGAGGAGGTCTCCAAGGCCGTCAACGACCACGACCTCGCGGTCACCTCGGTCCTCTCCGGCAACCGGAACTTCGAGGGCCGGATCAACCCCGACGTCAAGATGAACTACCTGGCGTCCCCGCCGCTGGTCGTCGCGTACGCCCTCGCCGGCTCCATGAAGGTGGACATCACCAAGGAAGCCCTGGGCGCCGACCAGGACGGCAACCCGGTCTACCTGAAGGACATCTGGCCCTCCGAGGCCGAGGTCAACGACGTCGTGGCGAACGCCATCGGCGAGGACATGTTCAGCAAGTCCTACGCCGACGTCTTCGCGGGCGACGCCCAGTGGCAGGCGCTGCCGATCCCGACCGGCAACACCTTCGAGTGGGACCCGCAGTCGACGTACGTCCGCAAGCCCCCGTACTTCGAGGGCATGACGATGGAGACCACCCCGGTCTCCGACATCACGGGCGCGCGCGTCCTGGCCAAGCTGGGCGACTCGGTCACCACCGACCACATCTCCCCGGCCGGCGCCATCAAGGCCGACACCCCGGCCGGCAAGTACCTCACCGAGCACGGTGTGGAGCGTCGTGACTTCAACAGCTACGGCTCGCGCCGCGGCAACCACGAGGTCATGATCCGCGGCACGTTCGCCAACATCCGCCTGCGCAACCAGATCGCGCCGGGCACGGAAGGCGGCTACACCCGCGACTTCACCGTCGAGGGCGCCCCGGTCGCCTTCATCTACGACGCCTCCCGCAACTACATCGAGCAGGGCATCCCGCTCGTCGTCCTCGCGGGCAAGGAGTACGGCTCCGGCTCGTCCCGCGACTGGGCCGCCAAGGGCACCGCGCTCCTCGGCGTCAAGGCCGTCATCGCCGAGTCGTACGAGCGCATCCACCGCTCGAACCTCATCGGCATGGGCGTCCTGCCGCTCCAGTTCCCGGAGGGCCAGTCCGCCGAGACCCTCGGCCTCACCGGCGAGGAGACCTTCTCCTTCACCGGTGTCGAGGAGCTGAACAACGGCACCACCCCGCGCACGGTGAAGGTCACCACCGACACGGGCGTGGAGTTCGACGCGGTCGTCCGCATCGACACCCCCGGTGAGGCCGACTACTACCGCAACGGCGGCATCATGCAGTACGTGCTCCGCAGCCTGATCCGCAAGTAAGCGGTACGGCAGGGCAGTCGAGGGCCGCGTTCCCGGTGACGGGGGTGCGGCCCTCCGCCGTGTTCGTCCGAGTCATCGAGCGGGCGGCTCCGGACCGGGCCTCGCCATCGCGGCGGCGGTCACCACGGCCCACAGCGGGCGGATCGACGTGCACAGCGCCCCCGGGACACACGGAGTTCGCGATTCGACCCCGGCGACAGACACAGGCCGCCCGCGGCAGCCGGTCTCGGTACCGGGGCCGGCGGCAGGCGACTTCGCGTCCGGGCGAGGCGGTACGGGAGGTGGGAGCGACCGTCAGGGGCGGGTTCCGGTCCGCCCGGTGGGAGCGCTCCCACCTACCTGTACCGGAAGTTAGCGCCGAGCGGCCCATTTGTAAACGGCCGGCGCACAGCGCGCGGCCGGCCCCGGGCCTCGGGGGACGGCCGGCTACCGCTTTCCCCGCCGGTAGCTCCAGTAGGCGAGCAGGGCGGCGGCGACCAGGACGAATCCGCCGAGGGCCCAGGTCGCCGCCGGATTGTCCTCGAATCCGATACCGATCGTCGCAGTGGACATCTCTCTCCCTGAGTCAGGAGCCAGTGGCCGGCACCTTTGAAAAAACAAACCCCGACCGCGTGCACGGCGTCAGCCGCCGCCGCTGCCGGTCGAAGGCGGCCCGTCCCGGCGCCGGAGCGCGCAGCCGATCAGGACTCACTCCGCGCCATTCAACGACCCACCCCCGGCCCGCTCGCTCAACACCTCTGCTACCCAGTCGAGTTGGCGGCGCACATGTACCGCGTCGCCCCCCTCGTGGCCGTTGTACGGATAGGCGTGGATCTCCCTGCGGGGGTCCGCGCCGGTCAGCTCCCCGTACCGGTTGAAGGCGGCGTACGCCCCGCTCGGCGGGCACACCGTGTCGCGCAGGCCCACCCCGAAGTGGGCCGGGGCCCGCGCGCGCCGGGCGAAGGAGACGCCCTCCAGGTAGGAGAGCGTGCGGTACGCGGCCTGTTCGGCGCCCCGGTGGACGGACAGGTACGCGGTGATCTCGCCGTACGGGGGCGCGTCGGTGAGGTCCAGGGCACGCCGGATCCCGCACAGGAAGGGGGCGGTGACCGCGACCGCCGCGAGGTCCGGGACCAGTCCCGCGACGGCCAGGGCGAGTCCGCCGCCCTGGCTGTTGCCGACGGCGGCGACGCGTTCGGCGTCCACGCCCGGCAGCGCGCGCACGGCGGCCACAGCGCGGACCGCGTCCGTGATCAGGCGTCGGTGGTGGTGGTCCCGCGGGTCGAGCAGGCCACGCACCACGGGGCCCGGACCGCCCGACGCGCCCGCGTGCGGGTCCGGGGTGTCGCCGCCGCAGCCGTACTGGTCGCCCTGCCCCCGGTTGTCCATCAGCAGATGCGCGTACCCGGCGTTCACCCAGGTCAGCCGCTCGTGCGGCAGCCCGCGCCCGCGGCCGTAGCCGGCGTACTCGACGACCGTCGGCAGCGGTTCGGCCGTCCCCGCCGGACGGCTGAACCAGGCCCGCACCGGGTCCCCGGCGAAGCCGCGGAAGGTCGCGTCCCAGGTCCGCGTCAGCCGCAGGCCGGTCACCACCGGCCGCACGGACAGCAACGGGTCGTCCCCGGCGGCCTCCTGGAGTGTGGCGAGCCAGAACGCGTCGAAGTCGGCGGGCTCTTCGAGGTCCGGCCGGTAGTGCTCGAGTTCCTTCGGCGGCAGGTCGAACGCGGGCACGCGGGCACCTCACAGCGTCAACGGGGCGGCTCGGTCCGATCGTTGCGGTCACCGGCCAGAAAGTTCCGATGTCATCGCCCCGATCCCTTCATCTCTTCCACCCTCGCCCAGGCGTGAATCCAGGGCGACGGAGTTGTGTCGCGCCCCGGCATTCCCGTGTGCCGCTCCCATTGACAGCGCTTACTGCTGCCCCTAAGTTGCCGCGAAGTTACCGGTAAGCGCTCGAAAGTTTCGGTTCCGCGTCCCCCCACGGGAGGCCCGAGCATGAGCACCTCCACCACATCGGCCCCACCGCCGGGCACCCAGGACCCGCCGCCGGCCAGAGCCTCACCCCGTCGCCGTCCGCGGACGGCCGCGCGTACCGGCTGGCGGCGGGCGCTGCGCCGGGACTGGCAGCTGTACTCGCTGGCCGTGCTGCCGCTGCTGTTCTTCCTGGTCTTCCGCTACCTGCCGATGGCCGGCAACGTCATCGCCTTCCGGCGCTTCGAGCCCGGCGGTTCGATCTTCGGCGAGCAGTGGGTGGGGCTGCGCTACGTGCGCATGTTCCTCACCGACCCGACCTTCTGGCAGGTGTTCCGCAACACCCTGTGGCTCGGCGGGCTCACCCTGGTCTTCTGCTTCCCGATCCCCATCGTGCTCGCGCTGCTGCTCAACGAGGTGCGCAGGCGCTCCCTGAAGCGGTTCGTGCAGTCGGTGTCGTACCTTCCGCACTTCCTGTCGATCGTGATCGTCGCGGGCATCACCCTGCAGATGCTCGCCACGGACGGCCCCGTCAACCACGTCCTGGGCTGGTTCGGGCACGAGCCGATCCGCTTCATCCAGGAGCCGGAGTGGTTCCGCACGATCTACGTCGGCTCGGAGATCTGGCAGACCGCCGGCTGGGGCACGATCCTCTACCTGACCGCGCTCACCACGATCGACGAGGACCTGTACGAGGCCGCGCGCATCGACGGCGCCAACCGCTGGCAGCAGATCTGGCACGTCACCCTGCCCGGCATCCGCCCCACCATGATCACGCTGCTGATCCTCAACATCGGCACGTTCCTGGCGGTCGGCTTCGAGAAGGTCCTGCTGCTGTACAACCCGCTGACCTACCAGACCGGTGACGTGATCTCCACGTACCTCTACCGGACCGGTGTCGAGTCCAACAGCTTCAGCTACGCCGCCGCGATCGGGCTGTTCGAGGCGGTCATCGGCCTGGTGCTGATCACGACCGCGAACCAGCTGTCGCGCCGCACCGTGGGGACGAGCCTGTGGTGAGCCTGCTGTCGGGGCGCCCCGAGCGCCCGCGTACCTCCGTCGACCAGCCGACCCGCGGCTACCGCGTCTTCCAGGGCGTGAACGGGGTGATCCTGACTCTGGTCGTGCTGGTCACCCTGTACCCCTTCGTCAACATCATCGCCCGCTCGTTCAGCGCCGAGCGCCAGATCCGGGCCGGTGAAGTGACCCTGTGGCCCAAGGGGTTCAACCTCACCACGTACCGGATCGTGCTCGAGGACGCGATGTTCTGGCGGAACTACGGCAACACCGTGCTGTACACGGTGGTCGCCACCGCCGTCGCCATGGTCCTGACGACCTGTTACGCGTACGTCCTGTCGAAGAAGGACCTCAAGGGGCGCGGCGCGCTCGTCGGCATCGCCGTGTTCACCATGTTCTTCACCGGCGGACTGATCCCCCACTACCTCCTGATCACCAACCTGGGCCTGAAGAACAGCGTGTGGGCGATCGCGCTGCCCAACGCGATCAGCGTCTTCAACCTGCTGGTGATGAAGGCCTTCTTCGAGAGCCTGCCGACCGAGCTGGAGGAGGCCGCGCAGATCGACGGCCTGAGCACGTACGGCGTGCTGCTGCGGATCGTGCTGCCGCTGTCCAAGGCGGTCGTCGCGACGATGGTCCTCTTCTACTCGGTGTCCTTCTGGAACTCCTGGTTCGGGGCCTTCCTCTACATGGACCGGACCGAGCTGATGCCGGTCACCGTCTATCTGCGCAACCTCATCTCGGGCGCCACCGGCGGCGGCAACGCGGGCGCCGGCACGGAGCAGCTCAGCCAGGTCGGGGCGAACATCCAGGCGGTCACCATCGTGCTCACCGCGCTGCCGATCCTCTGCGTGTACCCGTTCGTCCAGCGCTACTTCGTCTCGGGCGTGATGCTCGGCGCGGTCAAGGGCTGACCGCCGAGACCGCCGCGAGCCCTCCCTTCGCCTACGGAACAAAGGAGTTCTCCGTGAAGAACGCAGGCCAGACGCACGCGGGCCGCGCCGCCGGGCAGCACGCCGGACGGAACACCGGCCGGCTGTCGCGCCGCCAGATCCTCTCCGCCGCCGGGTTCGCCGGCCTCGCCGCGCTCACCGGCTGCGGCAGCGGTGACGACGGCGGCGACGGCAAGGACCTGTCGAAGAAGCAGAACGGCGCGATGAAGGAGTTCCGGGTCGGCCAGCAGTTCAAGGCCGCCGAGCCGCTGTCCTTCTCGCTCCTGCACAACAACAACCCGGTCTACCCGACGAAGAGCGGCTGGCTGTTCTGGAAGGAGGTCACCCGGCGCACCGGCGTCACCCTGAAGCTCGTCGACGTGCCCCTGGTGGACTACGAGAAGAAGCGCAGCGTGCTGATCGGCGCGGGCGACGCCCCCTTCCTGATCCCCAAGACGTACCACCCCTCGGAGGTCGCCTTCGTGTCCTCCGGCGCGATCCTCCCCGTCAGCGACTACACGCACCTGATGCCCAACTTCCGGGCGAAGGTGAAGAAGTGGAAGCTGGAGCCGGAACTCGACTCCTTCCGCCAGTCCGACGGCAAGTACTACCTGCTGCCGGGCCTGCACGAGAAGGCCAGGTCCGGCTACTCGCTGTCGCTTCGGACGGACGTCCTCGACCGGCTGGGCCTCAGCCTGCCCACCACCTGGGACGAGGTGTACGACGTCCTCGCGGCGCTCAGGGAGGAGTATCCCGACCGCTACCCGCTCTCCGACCGCTGGAGCACCAACACCCCGTACCCGGTGGCCGCCCTGCTCAGCTACCTCGGCCAGGCGCACGGCGTCCGGGCCGGCTGGACGTACGACAACATCAGTTTCGACGCGGACGCCGAGGAGTTCGTGTTCACCGGCGCGTCCGACGGCTACCGCCAGGTGGTCGAGTACCTGAGAAAACTGGTCGCCGACAAGCTGATGGACCCGGAGAGCTTCACCCAGACCGACGACGCGGCGGTGCAGAAGCTGCTGGGCGGGAAGTGCTTCGCGATCAGCGCCAACCCGCAGGAGCTGGTGCAGAACTACCGCTACAACCTGGAGAAGCAGGTCGAGGGAGCGAAGATCGAGATGATCCCGGTCCCGGTCGGACCGGCCGGCCCGGTGGTGCTGGGCGGCGCCCGGCTGGAGAACGGCGTCATGATCTCCAGCGAGGCCCTCAAGAGCGACAGCTTCGTCGCGATGATGCAGTTCGTGGACTGGCTGTGGTACTCGGACGAGGGCCAGAAGCTCTGCAAGTGGGGCGTCGAGGGCGTCACGTACACCCGGCCCGGCGGGCGGTACCGGCTCCGGCCCGGCATCAGCCTGATGGGCTCCGACCCGGACGCCCCCAAGGACCTCCAGAAGGACTACGGCTTCTTCAACGGCGTCTTCACCTACGGCGGCAGCTGGGAGCTGGTGTCCTCCTCGTTCAGCCCCGACGAGCGGAGGTTCCAGGACGCGATGGCCCAGCGGCAGGCGCTGCCCGTCGATCCGGCCCACCCGTTGCAGTCCGTCGAGCAGGAGCAGGCCTCGCTGTGGGACACACCGCTCAGGGACCACGTCACGCAGAACACCCTCAAGTTCGCCCTCGGCAAACGCCCGCTGTCCGAATGGGACGCCTACGTCAGCGAGTTGAAGGCGAAGAACATGGACCGGCTCGTCGACATGCACAACCGGGCCCACGACCGCTTCCAGAAGGAGAACGGGTGATCCGCGTCCCCGCCGAGCCGAGGGGCCGGCTCTCCGGCGCCTGGCGCCACTGCGTCTCCACCGGCCGCCTCGACCTCGCCCTGCGCCGCGACCACCAGGACTCCCTCGCCCTGATCCAGCGCGAGATCGGGTTCCGGCACATCCGGGGGCACCGCCCGCTCAACGACGGCATGGGCGTGTACCGGCCCTACGCGTGGCAGGGCACCCGCCAGGTCCGCCACTCGTTCACCCACGTCGACCAGGTCATCGACGCGTACCAGGAGCTCGTCCTCCGCCCCTCCACCGAACCCGGGGTGACCTCGGTCGAGGACGAGACACCGCCCTGGTGGGACGAGCGCCGGCTCCTCGGCCAGGAGGCCGCGTCATGAGCGCGCCGCAGGCCACCGCGTTCGGCGACGGCCCCCTCTCCCGTGCCGCCGCGCTGATCCACACCCTGGTCACGGTCGAGGCCCTGCTGCTCGCCGCCGCCTCACCGGGCCTGGCCGCCCTGCTGCTCGTCGGGACCGATCCGGCCGACCTCCCGCTGGCCGCCGTGTGCCTGCTGCCCCTCGGCCCGGCCCTGTCCGCCGCCCTCTACGCCCTCCACCACCGCGACCGCGACCTCACCGACCTCCACCCGGCTCGCGCCTACTGGCGCGGCTGGCGCCTCAACGCGCTCCCCGCCCTGAAGCTGTGGACGCCGCTGCTCGCCTGGCTCACCGTGATCGCCTTCACCCTGACCCACTTCCCCGCCACCGGCCTGCCCGCCTGGTGGGCGGCGCTGCTCGCGGGCGTCGGCGCCGGCGCCCTGCTGTGGGGCGCGCACGCGCTGGTGCTCACCTCACTGTTCGCGTTCCGTGCCCGGGACACCGCCCGCCTCGCCGGGTACTTCCTGTTCCGGCACGGCCGCGCCACCCTCGGCGCCGCCTCCGTGTATGTCCTGGCCGCCGCCGGGACCGCCCTGCTGACCGAGGCCCTGCCCGCTCTGCTGGCCGCCCCGCTGCTGCTGTCCCTGCTCCACAGCAGCCGCCCGGTGATCGCCGAGACCCAGGAGGACTTCACCGCATGACCGAGCCGCACACCGGAACCGAGGGCAAGCTCACGCACACCGGAACCGACGGCGGGCTCCCGCCCACCGGAAAGATCGCCTACGGCGGCGACTACAACCCCGAGCAGTGGCCGGAGCCGGTCCGGGACGAGGACCACCGCCTGTTCACCCGGGCCGGCATCGACACCCTCACCGTCGGCGTCTTCGCCTGGTCCCTTACCCAACCCGCCGAGGACACCCACGACTTCACGGTGCTCGACGGTGTCCTGGACCGGGCCGCGGCCGAGGGCCGCCGGGTCTGCCTCGCCACCGGCACCGCCGCCGTCCCGCCCTGGCTCGCGAAGCGGTACCCCGAGGTCAACCGCACCGACTTCGAGGGCCGCCGTCACCGCTACGGCCAGCGCCACCACTTCTGCCCCAGCTCACCGGCCTACCGCCGCCTCGCCACGGACCTGGCGGCACGCCTGGCCGAACGGTACGCGCGGCACCCGGCGCTGCTCGCCTGGCACATCAACAACGAGTACGGCGGCGCCTGTTACTGCGACCTGTGCGCCGAGGCCTTCCGGGACTGGCTGCGGGACCGGTACGCCGGCCTCGACGCCCTCAACGACGCCTGGTGCACCACCTTCTGGTCCCACCGCTACACCGACTTCGGCGAGATCGAGCCGCCGAGCGCTCTCACCGAGCACTGGCGCGGCCCCGACCACACCGCTTTCCAGGGCACGACGCTCGACTACTTCCGCTTCACCACCGACGCCCTGCTCGGCTGCTTCCTCGCCGAGAAGGAGGCGATCCGCGCCCACGACCCGGACACGCCCGTCACCACCAACTTCATGGGCATGTTCCGCCCCCTCGACTACCACCGCTGGGCGCCCCACCTCGACTTCGTCTCCTGGGACAGCTACCCGCCCCTGGACGCCCCGCCCACCTGGCCCGCCCTCGCCCACGACCTGATGCGCGGTCTCAAGGACGGTGCCCCCTTCTGGCTGATGGAACAGACCCCGTCCACCACCGCCTGCCGTGACGTCAACCCGCTCCGGCGTCCCGGCGAACTCCGTCTCGCCACCTTCCAGGCCATCGCCCACGGAGCCGACGCGGCCCTGTACTTCCAGCTGCGCGCCGCACGCGGCGCCTGCGAGAAGTACCACGGGGCGGTCATCGGCCACGCCGGCCGTGACGACACCCGCGTCTTCCGCGAAGTCGCCGGCCTGGGCCGCGAGTTGGAGCTGCTCGGTGACGCGAGCCTCGGCGCCCGCACGCCCGCCCGCACCGCCCTGCTCTTCGACTGGGACAGCTGGTGGGCCCTGGAGATCTCCGACGGCCCCTCCCGCCTCGTCCGCTACCAGGACACCGTCCACACCTACTACCGGGCCGCCCGGGAGGCCGGCGCCGACGTGGACGTCGTCCCGCAGACCGCCGACCTCAGCCCGTACGACGTGGTCCTCGCCCCCGTCCTGCACATGATCAAAGGCGACCTGGCGGACCGCTTGGAAGGGGTGGCGGCGCGGGGCGGCACGGTCCTCGCCACCTTCCTCTCCGGCCGTGTGGACGAGCACGACCGCGCCTTCCTCACCGACGTCCCCGGCCCGCTGGCCCCCCTCATGGGCATCCGCGTCGACGAATGGGACGCCCGCCCGCAGGACGTCGTCCAGCCCGTACGACTGGAGGAGTCGGCCTACCAGGCACGCCTCGTCTTCGAGATCGTGCAGCCGCGCGGCGCCGAACCCGTCGCCACGTACGGAGCCGACTTCTACGCCGGCACCCCGGCCGTGACGCGCCACCGCCACGGCGAGGGCGAGGCCTGGTACGTGGCCACCGCCCTCGACCAGCCAGGCGTCGACGAGGTCGTACGCCGTGTCCTGGCCCGGCACGACCTCCTCGGCCCGTACGCCGGCCGGCCCGGCCTGGAGACCGCCACGCGCGTCACCCCCGACGGCACCCGCCTCTTCTTCCTGCTCAACCACGCCCCCGAGGCGGCCCACCTGACGGTCCACGCCACCGCCACCGACCTGCTGACCGGCAAGCGTGCCGAGCAGGGCGAGCCGCTGACCGTGGACCCGCTCGGCACGGCGATCCTGCGGATCCCGTAGGGGCGCCGCCTCAATGGATGCGCCGCCCCTGTGCGTCGGGCACACCCGACTTGCGGAAGAAGTAGCTGTTGATCTGATCGCGCCACTCACGGGCACCGCGGAGCTGCTCCTCGTACCGCTCCGCGACCCGTGCGTGGCGCGCCGGATCGACGAGGCCGGCGAGCGAGGCCCACACCTCGCGGGCCTCCGCCACCTCCGCCACGCCCTCGAAGTGCGTGTCGTAGATGTGCTGGATCACCGTCTTCCCGCTGTGGAGTACATGGTCGTACGCCATGTGGTGGAAGAACAGCAGCAGCTCGTCCGGGCAGGTGGCCGGCGACTCGTACACCTCGGCCCAGGGCTTGGCGTACTGCGCCGCGTACCCCGTCCCGGTCGCCGCGCTCCGGTCGACACCGACACCGTCCCGGTCGGCGAAGTGGTAGGTGCCCCACGGGCTGTACTCGTAGCCGTCCACGCTCGGCCCGTAGTGGTGCCCCGGCTGCACCATGAACCCGACGCCGAGCGGGGCGGTGTACTTCTCGTACGTCCGCCAGGACCCGTCGAGCACGGCGTGCAGCCCGGCCGTCAGCCGCGCGGGGTCGGCGCTCGCGCCGGGGGTGAAGGTGAGCCGGATCCACTCGTCGAGGACGTCCACCGGATCCGCGTCCGGCCGCCAGGCCAGCCGCCCGAACGTGTACAGGTTGGCCTGCGCGAGAGGATGCCCGGTCCAGAACGGATCGTCGCCGACGTTCGACACCGCCACCAGTCCGCCCGGCGCCGACGCCCCGACCGGCACCCGGCCGTCCGGCCGGAACCGCAGCACCTCGCTCCACATCGGCCCCAGCCAGCACACGTGCCGCTGCTGGCCCGTGTATTCCTGCGTGGCCTGCACCTCCACGGCCAGCCGGGTCCGTTCCATCGCCCCGATCAGCGGCGACACCGGCTCGCGGACCTGGAAGTCCAGCGGTCCGTGCTTCACCTGAAGCACCGCGTTCGGGGCGAACTCCCCGTCCAGCGGCGCGAAGTGGTCGTACGCGGCCCGCGCCCGGTCCGTCGTCCGGTCCCGCCAGTCCTGGCGGTGGTCGTAGACGAAGGCCCGCCAGTGCACGGTCCCGCCGTACGGTTCCAGCGCGGCGGCCAGCAGGTT carries:
- a CDS encoding carbohydrate ABC transporter permease, whose amino-acid sequence is MVSLLSGRPERPRTSVDQPTRGYRVFQGVNGVILTLVVLVTLYPFVNIIARSFSAERQIRAGEVTLWPKGFNLTTYRIVLEDAMFWRNYGNTVLYTVVATAVAMVLTTCYAYVLSKKDLKGRGALVGIAVFTMFFTGGLIPHYLLITNLGLKNSVWAIALPNAISVFNLLVMKAFFESLPTELEEAAQIDGLSTYGVLLRIVLPLSKAVVATMVLFYSVSFWNSWFGAFLYMDRTELMPVTVYLRNLISGATGGGNAGAGTEQLSQVGANIQAVTIVLTALPILCVYPFVQRYFVSGVMLGAVKG
- a CDS encoding acetylxylan esterase, yielding MPAFDLPPKELEHYRPDLEEPADFDAFWLATLQEAAGDDPLLSVRPVVTGLRLTRTWDATFRGFAGDPVRAWFSRPAGTAEPLPTVVEYAGYGRGRGLPHERLTWVNAGYAHLLMDNRGQGDQYGCGGDTPDPHAGASGGPGPVVRGLLDPRDHHHRRLITDAVRAVAAVRALPGVDAERVAAVGNSQGGGLALAVAGLVPDLAAVAVTAPFLCGIRRALDLTDAPPYGEITAYLSVHRGAEQAAYRTLSYLEGVSFARRARAPAHFGVGLRDTVCPPSGAYAAFNRYGELTGADPRREIHAYPYNGHEGGDAVHVRRQLDWVAEVLSERAGGGSLNGAE
- a CDS encoding extracellular solute-binding protein encodes the protein MSRRQILSAAGFAGLAALTGCGSGDDGGDGKDLSKKQNGAMKEFRVGQQFKAAEPLSFSLLHNNNPVYPTKSGWLFWKEVTRRTGVTLKLVDVPLVDYEKKRSVLIGAGDAPFLIPKTYHPSEVAFVSSGAILPVSDYTHLMPNFRAKVKKWKLEPELDSFRQSDGKYYLLPGLHEKARSGYSLSLRTDVLDRLGLSLPTTWDEVYDVLAALREEYPDRYPLSDRWSTNTPYPVAALLSYLGQAHGVRAGWTYDNISFDADAEEFVFTGASDGYRQVVEYLRKLVADKLMDPESFTQTDDAAVQKLLGGKCFAISANPQELVQNYRYNLEKQVEGAKIEMIPVPVGPAGPVVLGGARLENGVMISSEALKSDSFVAMMQFVDWLWYSDEGQKLCKWGVEGVTYTRPGGRYRLRPGISLMGSDPDAPKDLQKDYGFFNGVFTYGGSWELVSSSFSPDERRFQDAMAQRQALPVDPAHPLQSVEQEQASLWDTPLRDHVTQNTLKFALGKRPLSEWDAYVSELKAKNMDRLVDMHNRAHDRFQKENG
- a CDS encoding ABC transporter permease subunit, with translation MSTSTTSAPPPGTQDPPPARASPRRRPRTAARTGWRRALRRDWQLYSLAVLPLLFFLVFRYLPMAGNVIAFRRFEPGGSIFGEQWVGLRYVRMFLTDPTFWQVFRNTLWLGGLTLVFCFPIPIVLALLLNEVRRRSLKRFVQSVSYLPHFLSIVIVAGITLQMLATDGPVNHVLGWFGHEPIRFIQEPEWFRTIYVGSEIWQTAGWGTILYLTALTTIDEDLYEAARIDGANRWQQIWHVTLPGIRPTMITLLILNIGTFLAVGFEKVLLLYNPLTYQTGDVISTYLYRTGVESNSFSYAAAIGLFEAVIGLVLITTANQLSRRTVGTSLW
- a CDS encoding aconitate hydratase, encoding MSANSFDARSTLQVGDESYEIFRLDKVEGSARLPYSLKVLLENLLRTEDGANITADHIRAIGGWDSQGQPSQEIQFTPARVIMQDFTGVPCVVDLATMREAVKELGGDPAKVNPLSPAELVIDHSVIADKFGTHEAFAQNVELEYGRNRERYQFLRWGQTAFDDFKVVPPGTGIVHQVNIEHLARTVMIRNGQAYPDTLVGTDSHTTMVNGLGVLGWGVGGIEAEAAMLGQPVSMLIPRVVGFKLTGELTPGTTATDLVLTITEMLRKHGVVGKFVEFYGEGVAATSLANRATIGNMSPEFGSTAAIFPIDDETIKYLKLTGRSEQQLALVEAYAKEQGLWLDPKAEPDFSEKLELDLSTVVPSIAGPKRPQDRIVLANAAEQFKADVLNYVEAGVTGGDDRKPGVPAQEQPHGVQSPVDEASAESFPASDAPAYGNDDNGAGAPQHSAVVPGAGPSRPVTVTAPDGSTYEIDHGAVTVAAITSCTNTSNPYVMVAAALVAKKAVEKGLTRKPWVKTTLAPGSKVVTDYFDKAGLTPYLDKVGFNLVGYGCTTCIGNSGPLPEEVSKAVNDHDLAVTSVLSGNRNFEGRINPDVKMNYLASPPLVVAYALAGSMKVDITKEALGADQDGNPVYLKDIWPSEAEVNDVVANAIGEDMFSKSYADVFAGDAQWQALPIPTGNTFEWDPQSTYVRKPPYFEGMTMETTPVSDITGARVLAKLGDSVTTDHISPAGAIKADTPAGKYLTEHGVERRDFNSYGSRRGNHEVMIRGTFANIRLRNQIAPGTEGGYTRDFTVEGAPVAFIYDASRNYIEQGIPLVVLAGKEYGSGSSRDWAAKGTALLGVKAVIAESYERIHRSNLIGMGVLPLQFPEGQSAETLGLTGEETFSFTGVEELNNGTTPRTVKVTTDTGVEFDAVVRIDTPGEADYYRNGGIMQYVLRSLIRK
- a CDS encoding beta-galactosidase — its product is MTEPHTGTEGKLTHTGTDGGLPPTGKIAYGGDYNPEQWPEPVRDEDHRLFTRAGIDTLTVGVFAWSLTQPAEDTHDFTVLDGVLDRAAAEGRRVCLATGTAAVPPWLAKRYPEVNRTDFEGRRHRYGQRHHFCPSSPAYRRLATDLAARLAERYARHPALLAWHINNEYGGACYCDLCAEAFRDWLRDRYAGLDALNDAWCTTFWSHRYTDFGEIEPPSALTEHWRGPDHTAFQGTTLDYFRFTTDALLGCFLAEKEAIRAHDPDTPVTTNFMGMFRPLDYHRWAPHLDFVSWDSYPPLDAPPTWPALAHDLMRGLKDGAPFWLMEQTPSTTACRDVNPLRRPGELRLATFQAIAHGADAALYFQLRAARGACEKYHGAVIGHAGRDDTRVFREVAGLGRELELLGDASLGARTPARTALLFDWDSWWALEISDGPSRLVRYQDTVHTYYRAAREAGADVDVVPQTADLSPYDVVLAPVLHMIKGDLADRLEGVAARGGTVLATFLSGRVDEHDRAFLTDVPGPLAPLMGIRVDEWDARPQDVVQPVRLEESAYQARLVFEIVQPRGAEPVATYGADFYAGTPAVTRHRHGEGEAWYVATALDQPGVDEVVRRVLARHDLLGPYAGRPGLETATRVTPDGTRLFFLLNHAPEAAHLTVHATATDLLTGKRAEQGEPLTVDPLGTAILRIP